The Candidatus Zixiibacteriota bacterium genome includes the window GCTTAAATCGGCAAAGAACATTTGACTTCGGGCTTTCATTTCAGTATATTTGCAGGGTGAATTAAAGTGGGAGTGTTGTATTTGCAGCATTCCTTAACTGCCTCTGTTGAGGTCATGGCAAAACGCAATAGCCCCCAAGAGGAGTATGAGACATGGCAGAAATAGATGATCGCTGGTTGTCAGTGGACGAAATATGCAAATACCTTGGGATCGGTAAAGACACCGTCTACAAGTGGATCGATAAGCATGGAATGCCCGCTCATCGCATGGGACGACTGTGGAAATTCAAAAAAGAACAGGTCGACGCATGGGTTGAGGCTGGTGGCGCGGCTACTCATATCACCGATGAGAAACCGGATAAATAATGATGGCCACAGATAGGAGTGATAAATGGCAGAGCCAATAGAAAATAAAGTGACAAGGTCACTTAAAGCAGCGGAAGAGCTATACCACCGTCTTGTGTTGATAGTCGGGAAAGGTGGTTCCGGTAAAACTTCTGTTGTTCAGAATTTGGCAAAACTGCATGACGCCGAGCCTATAAATATCAATCTGTGCCTCTCAAAAGAGCTGCTTGAATTAACAGAAAAACAAAGGCAACTGAAGCTGGCCGAAATTTTAGCGAAGGCTGTCAATGGCAGCGGGGATAAGGTTTTTCTGGATAATATTGAGATCCTTTTTGATGTTGAACTCAAGCAGGACCCGTTGCGTTTGCTACAGGGCTTATCCCGAAATTTAACCGTCGTGACCTCTTGGAACGGCACTTTTGAAAAAGGCAAGCTGACCTACGCAGAGCCGGGTCACCGCGAATATAGAAGTTACGATTTAACAGACACTCTGGTTGTCAGCATGAGTGGCGAGGCAACAGTAGATTTTAAACAGTCAAGCGAGGATAAACTGATATGAAATACGGAGAGCTAATTCAATTTGATCCGATAGAATCGGTCGTTCAGCTGCGCGATGCTGACAAAACAAGTGCTGCCCATCAACTGGTTAACACCTATGTGGTTTCTGATGAAATGGCAGAACGGATGGTTCGCCTTGTAATTCCTCAGCTTCAGTTTGAGCAGCCACTCGATAATAAAGGCATCTTGGTGGTCGGTAATTACGGTACCGGTAAATCGCACTTGATGTCTGTCGTATCCAGCATTGCTGCCGATGCGTCCCTGCTTGATAGTTTAAACCACGAAAGCGTTAAAACGGACGCAGGCAAGATTGCCGGGAAATTCAAGGTCATCCGCACCGAGATCGGCGCAACGACTATGTCTCTCAGAGATATTCTGGTGGCAGAACTCGAAGAGCACCTCGAGAACATGGGCGTGAGTTATGTCTTCCCGGACTCGGGAACGATTACCAGTCATAAGCGAGCGTTTGAGGACATGATGGCTAAGTTCGGTGAAGTATTTCCTGAACAAGGTCTCCTGCTGGTGGTCGATGAGTTGCTGGATTATCTGCGAACCCGAAAGGATCAGGAACTCATCCTTGATTTGAACTTCCTCCGTGAAGTCGGTGAAGTGTGTAAAGACCTCCGCTTCCGTTTCATGGCCGGTGTACAGGAAGCCATATTTGACAGCCCGAGATTTGCCTTTGTCGCGGACAGTATCCGTCGGGTGAAGGACCGCTTCGAGCAGATCCTGATTGCACGAAGCGATGTTAAAT containing:
- a CDS encoding helix-turn-helix domain-containing protein, yielding MAEIDDRWLSVDEICKYLGIGKDTVYKWIDKHGMPAHRMGRLWKFKKEQVDAWVEAGGAATHITDEKPDK
- the brxF gene encoding BREX-3 system P-loop-containing protein BrxF, which codes for MAEPIENKVTRSLKAAEELYHRLVLIVGKGGSGKTSVVQNLAKLHDAEPININLCLSKELLELTEKQRQLKLAEILAKAVNGSGDKVFLDNIEILFDVELKQDPLRLLQGLSRNLTVVTSWNGTFEKGKLTYAEPGHREYRSYDLTDTLVVSMSGEATVDFKQSSEDKLI
- a CDS encoding DUF6079 family protein, which encodes MKYGELIQFDPIESVVQLRDADKTSAAHQLVNTYVVSDEMAERMVRLVIPQLQFEQPLDNKGILVVGNYGTGKSHLMSVVSSIAADASLLDSLNHESVKTDAGKIAGKFKVIRTEIGATTMSLRDILVAELEEHLENMGVSYVFPDSGTITSHKRAFEDMMAKFGEVFPEQGLLLVVDELLDYLRTRKDQELILDLNFLREVGEVCKDLRFRFMAGVQEAIFDSPRFAFVADSIRRVKDRFEQILIARSDVKFVVSERLLKKTTEQQAKIRDYLTPFAKYYGGLNERMDEFVRLFPVHPDYIDTFERVTVVEKREVLKTLSMGMKGVLNKDVPDNEPGLIAFDSYWNTLKQNASFRAIPEIRAVIDCSQVLESRIENAITRKQ